The DNA region CCGCCTCAAGTCTGTACTTTGCCTCTTCCACATACGACGACGCCTTTGCCGCCGCCTCTTCGCGCCGGGCACGATTCTCTTCAAGCCGACGCTTGATCGTTTCCAGGCCGATAAAGCGGCAGAGCGGCTTTGCATCCTCTGCCGTATCGGCGGGCAGGGCAAGGTCGACGATGACGGGCTTCTGCCCGTGAAGAGTGTTCAGAGATGAGAGCAGGGAGGCCGTAAGCACAGGCTCGTTTGATGAGGTGGCCGTAAGAATCGCACGTACCGGACCGACGGCGCCCGGATTGGCGACGAACTCGTCGAAGGAAAGCGTCTGCGCATGAAGCGAGGCGGCCGTATCGGCGATCTTTGACACGGTGCGGTTCACCATCACAAGCTGACGTCCGCCCCATTTATAGATATACTCGGCGCCGGCCTTGCTCATAGGGCCCGAACCGATGACGACGATGACGCCTTCAGACGAAGCAAAGCCGCCCAGAGCCTCTTCCATATGCCGGACGGCCAGTGAAGAAATCGAAAGCGGAAGGTTGGCCGGAATATGGCTGCGGATCTCTCGCGACTCGCGAAAGACACCCTGAACAAGCTGATGCAGATGCGTATCCAGCGAGCCGGTCTCAACGGCCTGACGCACGGCCTCTTTCAACTGATGGCGGATCTCGGTCTCACCGAGAACCATCGACTCAAGGCCAGAGGCCAGACGCAGCAGATGCGTGACGACGGGACGTCCCGTCAGATGAGCAGGCGTAATGCCGTGTGTGGGCGGCAGTTTTTCAATCAGAGTATCATAGAAATGCAGATGTTTCGCCGGATCTGCGATCGTATAGAGGATCTCGACGCGATTGCAGGTGGAGAGCAGCAGAACGCCGTCGACCTTTTCTTCAAGGCCCTGCATCAGATCAAGCAGTTGCAGAAGGTCGAAGCCCTTCCAGCAGCTGAGATCGCCGAGGTTTTCGGTCATGTCGTGACTGATGCGGATGAGGCCAAGGCGATTCATCAATTCTCAGCGTAGCGTACATAGAATCGGAGTTGTCAGAGAGTTGTCAGAAGTTATCATTACCGGTTATTTTTGAGACTCAGTCTCAAAAAGTTCTGGGATGCTCCATGCTTTACCTCTCCTACGATTATTTGTTCCGCTCGATCAGGAAAACTCTGGACGACTGGAAGCATGGGCTCGATTTATTGAATACATGATAGCCAGCATTAAACTGGATAACTTCACCGTTTTCGGTTCAGAAACGATCGAATTCTCAGATGGGATGAATCTGATCGCTGGCGAAAACGGTACCGGTAAGAGTCATCTGCTCAAAGTCGCTTATGCCGCTTTTGAAGCGACCTGGAGAACATATCGTCAGGCCTCTCTGCTTAATACGGCGAGTACGGCAATCAGTAAGGCCGGAGACGAAGCTTCAACAGCTTATTCCGTTTCTCCCTCCAGAGAAGCATTGCAGAAGGCGCTGGCTGAAAAACTGGACGGCGTTTTTAAACCGGAGTCAATCGGACGACTCTGTGGAAAAGGGCGGGGCCGCCAGTCCAGCACAGTGAGCGTCTTCTTCAAAAAAAGCGCAACTCCGGTTACATTCAGTTTCGCCACCAATAGCAAATCCAGTGTCGGCTTGAGCACTATACCAGAAGAGATGGAATCCAGTGGGCCGGTCTTCATTCCAACAAGAGAAGTACTGACTCTCTATCCTGAAATCATCAGCCTTATAAAGAGGAGTACCATCCAGATTGACGAGACCTATTTTGACCTGGCGGTAGACCTGGCCGGTCCCTTGAGTAAGGGCCCCAGGCTGAAGGAAGTAGCCGAATTCGTCGGGCCTCTCGAAGAAGCGATGAAGGGAAAGATACGGGTCGAAGGATCACGCTTCTACCTTGTTTCGGAGGGGAAGGGACGAATGGAAATGCCCCTTGTTGCCGAAGGCGTTCGCAAGCTTGCCATGATTGCATACCTGCTTCTTAATGGCAGTCTCGGAAGTCGTTCAACCATTTTCTGGGATGAACCAGAGACGAACCTGAATCCAAAGCTCCTGAAAGAAGTCGCCCGGAGCCTTGTGGCTTTGAGCGAACATGGCATTCAGATCATTGCAGCAACACACAGTCATTTTTTCATGAAAGAGGTAGAAATTCAGAGGTCTCGGCAAAAAGCCGGCAAGGACATCCGCTTTATCAATCTTTTCTTTGGAGAGGACGATCACGTTTATCAAGAATCTGGTGCTGCACTTTCTGATCTGGATCACATAGCAGCACTGGACGAAATCCTATCCCAGGATGACAGAGATCAGGCATTATTCTACGAGACGGTTTGATGATCCCAATCCAGGAAGGCCAGATCACCCTAAAATTTCGCGATGAAACCGGGGCCTTTAAATATGACGAGGATCCGTTTTACCAGAAATCGGTGAGGAAACTTCCCGAAACAAAAGGCGTCGATATCGTCGTTCCTGGAGCACCGAATGGATACTACCTTGTCGAATTAAAGGATTTCCGCGGACATCGAATTGAGAACAAAGCCAGGATAACAAACGGGGCGCTGGCCGAAGAAGTGGCACAGAAGTTTCGGGATACGATTGCTGCCCTGTGGGGGGCATGGCGGACCGACAACATCATCGGCAATGATACACTGTTCTCAAACCGAAGTCTCCGAGTCGAAGGAATTCTATTGCTTGCAGAAGACGTAGATCGGCCCGAATCCGGAAAGCGGGTGCGAGGAATACGTATCAATTTAAAGACAAAACTGGAGAATCTCTCGAAATTTCTGGGCATTCGAGTGAATATTGTTACGGAAGAGGAGTTCCGCCAACGCTACGCACATCTTCTGATCTGATCGCCGCCCGATTCCCGCTGCACACTTCCAAAAATGCAAAGGGCGAGATCACTCCCGCCCCCGCAATATCAAATGTGCCTTCTACGCTTGTAGAAGCCTCCAGAACAACCTCTGGAGCAAATCCTCAGATCGCTGCGCCGCCCATCTCACGTGTGGAGATGCGGAACACTTCTTCGAGAGGAAGGACGAAGACCTTACCGTCGCCGGGTTTGCCCGAGAAGCAAACCTTTTGAATCGTATCGGTCGTCGGCTTCACGAAGTCATCGTTGCAGGCGATCATGATCATCAGTTTATTGACGAACTTCACCTGTACTTCCTGACCGCGGAAGATCTCTTTATGTCCTTTCTGGCGTCCGAAGCCGCGCACGTCCATCAGCGTCATACGGGTAACGTCGACCTTCTCAAGTTCTACCTGCACCTCGTCAAGTTTGTGGTGCGGGATGATGGCAATTACCATTTTCATACTGTATACCTCTTAATAATCGCAGGCGAGCTTATCGAGCCCGGGCCTGGAAGTCAGGATAAGCCTCGTTGCCGTGCTCGCCGATGTCAAGGCCTTCAATCTCTTCCTCTTTCGAAACACGAATACCGAGGGTGAACTTGAGGATAGCCCAGACGATGGCCGAAGCGGCGAAGACATAAACAGCGACGACAGCGATGCCTTTCAGCTGGACCAGAGTCTGATCAAGCATGCCGAGGCCGGTGGGAAGGGCGGCAACCGTCGTGGCGATGTCGTTGTTATAGAACAGTCCCAGAGCAAGCGTTCCCCAGATACCGTTGCCGAGGTGAACGGGAATCGCACCGACCGGATCATCGATCTTCAGTTTATCCAGAAGCAGCGTCAGGAAGACGACAAGCACGCCGCCGATCGCTCCGATAATGGCGCCGGACGTCATAGTAACAAAGGCGCACGGTGCGGTGATGGCCACAAGACCGGCAAGCAGGCCGTTGATCAACATACCGATATCAGGCTTACCGACAAGGATCCAGGCGGTGATCATAGCAGTGATGGCACCTGTCATGGCGGCGATGTTGGTGATGACCATCACATAAGCGATAGCCGAGCCGTCGCCAGCCGACATCGTCGAGCCGGGGTTGAATCCGAACCAGCCCATCCATAGAATGATGGCGCCCAGAGAGGCAGAGGTCATGTTATGGCCCTGGATCGGGAAGACCTTGCCATCGATGTATTTTCCGAGACGCGGTCCGAGAAAGAGAATACCGGCAAGTGCGGCCCATCCACCGACTGAGTGAACGACAGTAGAACCGGCGAAGTCGCGAAAGTTGTTCGAGCCGAGGAATCCACCGCCCCAGATCCAGTGACCGCTGATCGGATAAATCACGGCGACAAGGATGAAGCTGAAGATCAGGAAAGAGGTGAACTTGATACGCTCGGCAACGGCACCCGAAACGATCGTTGCGGCCGTTCCTGCGAAAACAAGCTGAAAGAAGAACTTCGCCCACAGCGGAATCGGAGTCCAGTTGATCGAATTATACACACCCTCGTAAACGGCGGTGGAGAACGGATTCATGGCCTCGTAGCCCGCGCCGAGAGCCGGCGAGTTATCCGCGCCCGAGACGAAGAACAGACCCTGCGTTCCGAAGAAGGCGTTTCCGTCGCCGAACATCAGGCCCCAGCCGATGATCCAGAACGACAGCGTGGCGATGCCGAAGACGACGAAGTTCTTGGCAAGGATGTTGACCGTGTTTTTAGAGCGGTTAAATCCGGACTCAACGAGGGCGAAGCCGGCGTTCATCCAGAACACAAGAATACCGGCAATGAGCACCCATACGGTGTCAAGGCCGATGCGAAGAGCCGAGGCTCCTCCGGTGAGATCATCCAGCACTTTGGTAACATCGACCGTTGCAGGCGGTTCGTCAGCCAGTAAGAGTCCGGGGACAGCAAGACAGAAGAAGAGGACGGCTGAAAGGGCCGGTCTTCCCGTCGATTTGATCCAGCGTTTCATAGACTTTAGATTTCTCCTTTGGGGGAGCATATGCTCCAGGAGAATGATTGCAAAGAGCGTACCAATCGAGCGGAGGCCTTCTGTCGCTCAGTACGGACCAATCAGAGCAATGTGCCGTTTTTTATAGCAAACTGCACCCGCTGTTTTGTGTGCAGAACAGGCGATCAGAGCGGATGTTGTCGGTCACGGCAAAACGCGGGCATTCCTTTCATTCGACCCAGCGCCGGTCCGTTCCCGGAAGCAGATCGTCGCGCACAAAGGCAAAATCCCCGTGTTTCAATTGCGGTTGGTAGCGAAACCAGACCTCTACGGTGCGCGCCGGTATCTCTTCTTGCTGAATGCTTTCATCGGCAGCACGGTAGAGCCGCGGCAGCTCGGCCGAGAACCGATAATAATAGACGGGGATGCCCTGAACACGGGCGTATAGCAAGCGCCGGCCGGGCGGAACCTCACTGACACTCAAAGCCTCGGCAGGGAAACGCTCTTTCCAGGACTTCTTTGCAAGGGTCAGAGCCTCCTGATACGATGGAAAGGCCTCGGCCTGAAGCATGCCTGGAACAAAGAAGGCCAGGCTCAGAAGAATGAGGATTTTCCTTTTCACCAGTCCTATTTTTCAGCCTCAGTAGCCGGGAGAAGAGATTTTCTTGACCGATACTCTGAAAGGGCAGGCTGGGCGCTTGAGAAGGCAGGGAGAAGACGATGAGCAACAGAGCAGACGGCGGTTTATTCAGATCTTTCTTGAAGCCATACGTCGATGCCGACTACGCTGAACAGCAACGAGCCCGCACCATCGTCTGGACGGCGCTTATTATTATGCTGGCCGCTTTTCTTCTCGCCGCCTCATCGCTTCTGCTCAGAGGTCGTCCCGTCACACATCCGGCCGTTATCGCCTCGGCGACGATGCTACTGCTGACGTTGCTTTCGCTTTTTGCATTAAAGAAAGGCTTTCGTAAAGGATCGGCGCACCTGATCGTTATCTCGACGGCGACGGCGATCTGGGCGGTCGCCTTTTCTGATCTGAGAGGTCAGAATCCCGGCGACATCTTCTTCACCTATGTCTATATCTTTCCGATCCTGGCCTTCGCCGGATTGTTAACCGACCGGAGGTCGGTCTTTCTCTATGCAGTATTCCAGGCGGCGCTCATCGTTCTTCTCACCTATTCGCTCTTTTCGCTGGGCAGGATCGACCGCGATCTCGCCATCAACTTCGGATTGGATGGCATTATATCGGCGCTTGTTTTCAGCGGCATCACGGCGGCCTTCCTCGGTATCGAGCTGCGCGCACGGCAGATCGTCGACCAGCGCCATGCAGAAAGCATGAGCCGACAGAATCGCATCGAGGCGCTGCTTGCGCATTCCTCTGATATGGCGTCTCGCCTCGCGGCGACCACAGAGCAGCTCTCGGTCACGTCAGACCGCTTTTCATCGGGCGCTCAGACGCAGGCGGCCAGTGTTGAAGAGATCACGGCGACGATCGAAGAGGTTGCGGCAAGCGGAGAGGAGGTGCTCGGACTTTCACGATCGCAGTACTCGCTCTCACAGCGCATCCAGCAACTGATGCGACAGCTTGAGGCCATCGTGCGACACACCGCAGGCGAGATGACCGAAGCGCTGAAACTGCGCGACGAGTTAACGGGACTTGCCGATAAGTCAAAGGCCGAGATCGACGAAGCGCTGCAGAGCATGCGACGCACACAGGAACGCTTTCAGGAGGCGAAGGGAACGGTATCGGTCATCGATGAAATCTCGGATCGCATCAACCTGCTTTCGCTGAACGCCTCCATCGAGGCGGCACGAGCTGGAGAACACGGTCGGGGGTTCGCCGTCGTCGCCCAGGAGGTCGGTAAGCTCGCCGACAGCACATCGACGAATCTGAAATCAGTCAGCGGCATCTTTGAACGAGGTAGCTCAGAGATTGATCGAGCGCACCGTCAGATCCAGGCTTTTCACGAGCTACTTGCACAGATGATGCAGAGCATCGGCGGATTCAGCGAACGCATCGATACGGTCGTCCGGTTAACGGATCAGGACCTGAATCTGAACGAGCAGGCGGGCGAGGTGGCCACCGATATGCTGGAAAGCTCCCGCAAGGTACTCACGGCCAGCCAGGAGCAGAAAGGCGCCCTGAATGAGATGGTAAAAAGCGTTTCGGTGATCAATAACGTCACACAGGAGATCGCCCGCGGAGCGCAGGAGATCAGCGATTCTTCAAAGCAGCTCTCAAAAGCGGCCCATGAGCTCTCTGAAGTGGCCACCGATCATGAAGGGCCTTAGCAGGCTGCTTTTTCAGCTGCCTGTTAGGGGCCGCTTTTTATTCGCCTTCGAATTCGCAGATGGCGAATACGGGATAACCCTTATCCCTGATCTTTTTCGAGCCGCCCAGATCGGGAAGATCGACGATGGCGGCCACCTCGACAATCTCGGCCTGGAGCTCTTTTAAGAGATCACAGGCGGCGAGCATCGTGCCTCCGGTGGCAATCAGGTCGTCGACGACGATGCAGCGATCTCCTGGCTTGCAGGCATCGATATGAATCTCGATCGTTTCCTGTCCGTATTCAAGCTCATACGATCGGCTGATCGTTTTATACGGAAGCTTGCCTTTTTTGCGAATCGGCACGAAGGGCAGATTGAGGCCATAGGCGATGGTAACGCCGATCAAGAAGCCGCGCGCATCCAGGCCGGCGACGAACTTCAGATCGCGCCCCATATAACGCTGGATCAGGGCGTCCAGGAATCCGCGAAGGGCCTTCGCATCCTGAAAGATCGTCGTGATGTCGCGAAACATGACGCCCTTCTGCGGCCAGTCGGGCACCGTGCGGATGGCGTTACGAATATAGTCTTTATCGATCGAATGCATATTAACCTCGTTCTATCTGGCCGGCGATGAGCGTACCCACGCCGCGGTCGGTGAAGATTTCAAGAAGCAGGGCGTGCGGCACACGTCCGTCGATGATGTGCGTGCGTGCGACGCCGCTTTCGATGGCGTTCAAACAACACTCCACTTTGGGAATCATTCCGCCGCTGATCACGCCTTCGCGGATGAGCTCCCTTACGCGAACCGGCGTTAACCCCGTCAGCACCTCGTTTTCATGCAGCACGCCTTTCGTATCGGTGAGCAGTATAAGCTTATCGGCCTTCAGGGCGGCAGCGATCTCGCCGGCCATCGTATCGGCGTTGATGTTCATACTGCGTCCGTCGGCGTCGGGTGAGACGGGAGCGATGACGGGAATATAACCGCCTTCGATCATGGAATGCAGGATACCGGGTTCAATGCGGTCGATGGTGCCGACCTGACCGAGCGAAACCTGCTCGATAGAGCCGTCTTCTTTCATGCGGCTCAGATGGTGCGGTCTCGCAAGAGCGAGTCCGCCGTCTTTGCCCGAGATGCCGACGGCGCGACCGCCGGCCTGCTGGATCAGTGAGACGATCTCTTTATTGATCAGGCCCGAAAGCATCATCTCGACGACATCCATCGAGGCGCTGTCGGTAACGCGATGCCCGTCGATAAACTGCGTCGGGATCTTCAGCGTATCGAGCATCTTTGTAATTTGAGGACCTCCGCCATGCACGATGACGGGATGGATGCCGACAAACTTCAGAAGAACGACGTCGCGCGCAAAGCCGGCCCGTAAGGTCTGATCGGTCTGAGCGGCGCCACCGTATTTTACGACAAGGATGCGGCCGGCGAAACGCTGAATATAGGGCAGGGCCTCAAGCAGAAGCTCGGCCCGTTTCGAAAGATCTTCAACCATTGTTTTCAAGCATCTTTATAAAGTTCTGGATGGAATTATAGTCCTTTTCGAGGCTGTGCGAGTAGATCTCTGCAATGGCCGCCTCGACGACTCCCGATACGAGAAAGGCGCTGCTCGAAATCTTGATAGCGTAGGTGCGCTCTGAGGCGCCGTCGCCTTTAGCGCGGTACTCGGACTCTCCCTCGATCACGAAAAGAGGCTGTCCCTGCCCACCGGGGATAACGCGAAACGTATGCCGGTTCGTATCGAGATGAAAGTCAGACGTTTCAATGAGAGTATCGGCGCCTGACGGAAGTATCGTGGCGAGAACGGCCGGCATGGATTCGGCGATGGAGATATGGCGCACCTGATGCAGCTTATCGCCCTCACGGTGCTCTTCGACGATCGTCACGTTTTTCAACTCGGGGAATTTATCAAGATGCTTGTAGCGTTCTTCGCGGGCGCGAAGCAGAGCGGGCAGGTCCACCGAGAATTCCTGGTTTACGTTGAGCGTTTTCATACATTCTCCTGTCAGATCGCCGGATGGCCGAATTTCAAGCGCCGGACGTGTTGTACACGGGCCGCCTCTACGGTCATCCTTTTTTTAATACGGGGTTTCCTACCTTGCGCTGCCACGCGCACATCCGCCGGCTGCATGGAAAATCGAATCAGCGGGGCGCTCTCAGAACTGAAAATAGAGAAAGTTCGGAGTATCGGGCGTTGCAAGCACAAGCACCAGGACGACCATCGCCGTAAGCAAGAACACAAGCTTACCGCGATTCTCGGGCTTCCAGAAGTAGTCGAGCTTGCGATGGTTAAAGTACAGTTCGTAAGCCCAGAGAAAGACGAGGAACCAGATATAGTCGGCATAGAGCGACGCCGGCATATCCTTGATCATGGTAACGGCCGCGAGCCCGTGCACGATGTCGTTCAGGTTCTCGATGCCGAAAAGCCGGCCTTGCATCTGCGTGGCCAGCGCCATATCGGGGGCACGAAACCAGATGAAGCCGAAATTCAGGAAGAAGAAGAGGATAACGCGAGCGGCGATCCCCCACGAAATCTTATAGCGCGTGTTCAGAATCTCGCGAAGCTTCGTCATCGAAAACAGACGATGCACGACGACCATGACGAACTGCCATACCCCCCAGGCGACGAAATGATAGGAAGCTCCATGCCAGATGCCCGTTGCGAACCAGACGACAAAGATGTTTGCATAAAGACGGAACGGGCCGACGCGCGATCCGCCGAGCGGAATATAAAGATAATCGCGAAGCCATGTGGTCAGCGAGATATGCCAGCGCGACCAGTGATCGGTAATATTACCCGCCGAAAAAGGATACAGGAAGTTGATCTCGAATTCGTAGCCGAAGAGACGGGCCACTCCGCGGGCGATATCGGTGTAACCGGCGAAGTCGAAGTAGATCTGCCATCCGAAGGCCAGCGAACCGATCCATATATCAAGCGGATTCAGATCGGCCTGGCCTGAAAAGACGCCGTTCACAAGAGGAGAAAGATTGTCGGCAAGCACAAGCTTGCGAAAGAAGCCCGAGACGATACGCGTCACACCGACGACGATATCGTCATACGTGACCGGCAGCGGATCATCCATCTGCTTGAAAAACGTCGTCGCCCGAACGATCGGCCCGGCCACAAGCTGCGGGAAAAACGTCACATAAAGAGCAAAGTCGACGACGCTGCGCCGGGCCTCGAGCTGCCCGCGATAAACGTCGATCGTATACGACATGGACTGGAACGTATAGAACGAGATACCCACAGGCAGGAGAATGTCAAGGGCGGGGAAGGCGAAGATCGTATCGCCTGTGGGCAGCGTATCGTTTACGATCTCGATGCCGAAGTTTGTATATTTAAAAAAAGCGAGCAGCGACAGGTTCAGCGTCATCGAAACGGCAAGCCACATCCCCCCT from Leptonema illini DSM 21528 includes:
- a CDS encoding glutamyl-tRNA reductase: MNRLGLIRISHDMTENLGDLSCWKGFDLLQLLDLMQGLEEKVDGVLLLSTCNRVEILYTIADPAKHLHFYDTLIEKLPPTHGITPAHLTGRPVVTHLLRLASGLESMVLGETEIRHQLKEAVRQAVETGSLDTHLHQLVQGVFRESREIRSHIPANLPLSISSLAVRHMEEALGGFASSEGVIVVIGSGPMSKAGAEYIYKWGGRQLVMVNRTVSKIADTAASLHAQTLSFDEFVANPGAVGPVRAILTATSSNEPVLTASLLSSLNTLHGQKPVIVDLALPADTAEDAKPLCRFIGLETIKRRLEENRARREEAAAKASSYVEEAKYRLEAEWIAQVSAPVLREFQKDVLDRSREKLELLLNGHLAHLSSRDRRILHDWAIRFNRDMNRIHRVGVERVLKFYYDKNGQN
- a CDS encoding AAA family ATPase, whose amino-acid sequence is MIASIKLDNFTVFGSETIEFSDGMNLIAGENGTGKSHLLKVAYAAFEATWRTYRQASLLNTASTAISKAGDEASTAYSVSPSREALQKALAEKLDGVFKPESIGRLCGKGRGRQSSTVSVFFKKSATPVTFSFATNSKSSVGLSTIPEEMESSGPVFIPTREVLTLYPEIISLIKRSTIQIDETYFDLAVDLAGPLSKGPRLKEVAEFVGPLEEAMKGKIRVEGSRFYLVSEGKGRMEMPLVAEGVRKLAMIAYLLLNGSLGSRSTIFWDEPETNLNPKLLKEVARSLVALSEHGIQIIAATHSHFFMKEVEIQRSRQKAGKDIRFINLFFGEDDHVYQESGAALSDLDHIAALDEILSQDDRDQALFYETV
- a CDS encoding P-II family nitrogen regulator, which encodes MKMVIAIIPHHKLDEVQVELEKVDVTRMTLMDVRGFGRQKGHKEIFRGQEVQVKFVNKLMIMIACNDDFVKPTTDTIQKVCFSGKPGDGKVFVLPLEEVFRISTREMGGAAI
- a CDS encoding ammonium transporter is translated as MKRWIKSTGRPALSAVLFFCLAVPGLLLADEPPATVDVTKVLDDLTGGASALRIGLDTVWVLIAGILVFWMNAGFALVESGFNRSKNTVNILAKNFVVFGIATLSFWIIGWGLMFGDGNAFFGTQGLFFVSGADNSPALGAGYEAMNPFSTAVYEGVYNSINWTPIPLWAKFFFQLVFAGTAATIVSGAVAERIKFTSFLIFSFILVAVIYPISGHWIWGGGFLGSNNFRDFAGSTVVHSVGGWAALAGILFLGPRLGKYIDGKVFPIQGHNMTSASLGAIILWMGWFGFNPGSTMSAGDGSAIAYVMVITNIAAMTGAITAMITAWILVGKPDIGMLINGLLAGLVAITAPCAFVTMTSGAIIGAIGGVLVVFLTLLLDKLKIDDPVGAIPVHLGNGIWGTLALGLFYNNDIATTVAALPTGLGMLDQTLVQLKGIAVVAVYVFAASAIVWAILKFTLGIRVSKEEEIEGLDIGEHGNEAYPDFQARAR
- a CDS encoding methyl-accepting chemotaxis protein, which produces MSNRADGGLFRSFLKPYVDADYAEQQRARTIVWTALIIMLAAFLLAASSLLLRGRPVTHPAVIASATMLLLTLLSLFALKKGFRKGSAHLIVISTATAIWAVAFSDLRGQNPGDIFFTYVYIFPILAFAGLLTDRRSVFLYAVFQAALIVLLTYSLFSLGRIDRDLAINFGLDGIISALVFSGITAAFLGIELRARQIVDQRHAESMSRQNRIEALLAHSSDMASRLAATTEQLSVTSDRFSSGAQTQAASVEEITATIEEVAASGEEVLGLSRSQYSLSQRIQQLMRQLEAIVRHTAGEMTEALKLRDELTGLADKSKAEIDEALQSMRRTQERFQEAKGTVSVIDEISDRINLLSLNASIEAARAGEHGRGFAVVAQEVGKLADSTSTNLKSVSGIFERGSSEIDRAHRQIQAFHELLAQMMQSIGGFSERIDTVVRLTDQDLNLNEQAGEVATDMLESSRKVLTASQEQKGALNEMVKSVSVINNVTQEIARGAQEISDSSKQLSKAAHELSEVATDHEGP
- a CDS encoding adenine phosphoribosyltransferase; protein product: MHSIDKDYIRNAIRTVPDWPQKGVMFRDITTIFQDAKALRGFLDALIQRYMGRDLKFVAGLDARGFLIGVTIAYGLNLPFVPIRKKGKLPYKTISRSYELEYGQETIEIHIDACKPGDRCIVVDDLIATGGTMLAACDLLKELQAEIVEVAAIVDLPDLGGSKKIRDKGYPVFAICEFEGE
- the argB gene encoding acetylglutamate kinase — translated: MVEDLSKRAELLLEALPYIQRFAGRILVVKYGGAAQTDQTLRAGFARDVVLLKFVGIHPVIVHGGGPQITKMLDTLKIPTQFIDGHRVTDSASMDVVEMMLSGLINKEIVSLIQQAGGRAVGISGKDGGLALARPHHLSRMKEDGSIEQVSLGQVGTIDRIEPGILHSMIEGGYIPVIAPVSPDADGRSMNINADTMAGEIAAALKADKLILLTDTKGVLHENEVLTGLTPVRVRELIREGVISGGMIPKVECCLNAIESGVARTHIIDGRVPHALLLEIFTDRGVGTLIAGQIERG
- a CDS encoding DUF2505 family protein, with protein sequence MKTLNVNQEFSVDLPALLRAREERYKHLDKFPELKNVTIVEEHREGDKLHQVRHISIAESMPAVLATILPSGADTLIETSDFHLDTNRHTFRVIPGGQGQPLFVIEGESEYRAKGDGASERTYAIKISSSAFLVSGVVEAAIAEIYSHSLEKDYNSIQNFIKMLENNG
- a CDS encoding MBOAT family O-acyltransferase codes for the protein MNFTSFHFFFFFLITITVGHFLRKKTRPLRIFLLLSSLYFYGVFEPLYLVLVFVSTAYDYIAALGIEARREFERTGHHPGRGIMSSLSGGMWLAVSMTLNLSLLAFFKYTNFGIEIVNDTLPTGDTIFAFPALDILLPVGISFYTFQSMSYTIDVYRGQLEARRSVVDFALYVTFFPQLVAGPIVRATTFFKQMDDPLPVTYDDIVVGVTRIVSGFFRKLVLADNLSPLVNGVFSGQADLNPLDIWIGSLAFGWQIYFDFAGYTDIARGVARLFGYEFEINFLYPFSAGNITDHWSRWHISLTTWLRDYLYIPLGGSRVGPFRLYANIFVVWFATGIWHGASYHFVAWGVWQFVMVVVHRLFSMTKLREILNTRYKISWGIAARVILFFFLNFGFIWFRAPDMALATQMQGRLFGIENLNDIVHGLAAVTMIKDMPASLYADYIWFLVFLWAYELYFNHRKLDYFWKPENRGKLVFLLTAMVVLVLVLATPDTPNFLYFQF